The stretch of DNA TTTCATTGCAGAGACCATCTTGTTAAAGGTATCGCCTAAAGAGGCCAGGGCTTTTACCTTTTCCTGCGGATCTAAATCAGGTAAGGTCTGCACTTCCTGGATGGTTGTGTTTAAGATGTCCAGGAATTTTGTAAGTATTTGTTTGTTTATGGACTCAACAGAGTCTTCAGACAGAGAATTTGTGTATCTCAGCCTATCCCAATCGTAGATGGTGCTCTTATCCTTTGTCTTCCATCTCCTGAGCGTTGCTTCACTAATATTTAATTTTTTTGACAAAATGGCAAAAGACAGTCCATCTGCGTAGAGTTTTCTTGCCTGTTCAATGATCTCTTTTTTATATGCCATATTAAGATTTTATTCCAAAAAACTGCATTCCTGCGTTGATAATAGTTGATATAATTGCGCCAGATATTAGACCATTTTTGGCGGATTTTATTTCAACCTCTCTGAGCCTATCATCTATTGTATTTAGTTTTTGTGTATGAGAATTAAGAGTATTTTGTATTCCCTGCAATATTCCTGTGTGCTCTCCTAACTTCTCCAGGAGATCTTTTTCTGCCATATTGTCCTCCTTTTATAAGGCTGTTTTAGGTGCTTGGTTTTTTTAATTTTATAATACAAGGTTGCTGTTTATTTTTTTGAAAAATGTCAAAAAAAAATATCTTATAATTTTGTTATATTTTCCCAAAAAAAGGAGGTTTTTATGAAAATAGGTTTTTTTAGCGTTTTAGGGCTTATTGGCGTGTTGGCAGAAGAATTAACAAAAGCTGCCAGTGATGGGAAAATTACTGCATCTGAAGGCTTACATATAGTGGAAAAAGTGTGCGAACAACTTGGTATAAAATTGGAGATAGATATGGGCAACAGGGAGGAATAGATGTGGATCCCAGTGTTTAAAAAGGGAAAATGGACAGATTTAAGCGGAAACACAAAAGAGTGGACAGATAAAGACCTAGAAACAATAGTTGAGAAGTATAACTCCCAGAATGAGCATGAAGCACCTGTTGTTCTTGGACATCCAAAGGATGATTCCCCTGCCTATGGTTGGGTTGAAAAGCTAAAAAAAGAAGGGGATCTCATTTATGCAAAGCTCAAAGATGTATCAAAGGAATTTGTGGATTGGGTAAAAAAAGGCTTTTATAAGAAACGCTCAATTGCCTTATATCCTGACCTTTTGCTCAGACACGTGGGTTTTTTGGGTGGAACTCCGCCAGCAGTAAAGGGCCTTCCAGATGTGAGCTTTTCCAGTTCTGATTTTGTTTCATTAGAGTTTTCTGAAGCTGATCTTGCGGAAAAAATAAGTATAATTGGGGAGTTATTTCAAAAAATAAGAGAATTTTTTATTGAAAAGTATGGAAAAGAAGAGGTGGATAAAGTTGTTCCATCCTGGGATGTGGACATTTTGAAAAATACCCCTCAAGAGTCCACTCAGCTATCTGAAGGCCAAATAAAGTTAAATAAACAGGGATATAATCATGCAAAAGAGCTTATAGCAAAAGGTAAAATAAATAAAACAGATAAGTGGTCCTTTGATGCTGAAGATGAAAATAAAATCTT from Desulfonauticus submarinus encodes:
- a CDS encoding DUF1804 family protein, producing MAYKKEIIEQARKLYADGLSFAILSKKLNISEATLRRWKTKDKSTIYDWDRLRYTNSLSEDSVESINKQILTKFLDILNTTIQEVQTLPDLDPQEKVKALASLGDTFNKMVSAMKKTTPEVAVADVALKVLEIVFDVIKEDQEITTELSKYLDAINQRITKEFA